Proteins co-encoded in one Streptomyces sp. NBC_01283 genomic window:
- a CDS encoding peptide MFS transporter, with protein MSRTEADTEPPADPSGEPTEPQPGDDHAFFGQPRGLLTLSGLEVWERFSFLGMQAILVLYFADSVANDGMGMNSGTAASVSAAYGTLVYLVSVAGGWLADRILGSYRAVLWGGILIACGHYSMAVPTATMTWVGLGLISAGTGLLKPNVASMVGKLYRTDDDRRDAGFALYYMGINIGAFAGPLITGWLGDHKGWHWGFSAAAIGMTFGLIQYVLGRRHLAGRKASAEFALPRDAMRRAVLLIVVGIVVFAVLAALLAAVGWLTMDRFVDLLTVISVIAPIVYFAVMFRSPRVTSEERGRLRPYVVLFLASVVFNFILFQAYSTMILLASTNAETSILGFTFPASWYASALGAFEVALAPVVAMVWARMGHHQPHASNKIAFGVILGGLSFLLMVLPTSGHGDDTYKMAVWWIVGSYLLLGLGDILVETSGMSATTKLAPKAFASQTMALWFLSLALANGIQAQIVKLYGEVSNPAYFGVNGAIAVAAGVAVILLAPWLRRTMHPVH; from the coding sequence TTGTCCCGCACCGAGGCCGACACCGAACCGCCCGCGGACCCCTCCGGAGAGCCGACGGAGCCGCAGCCCGGCGACGACCACGCCTTCTTCGGGCAGCCGCGCGGGCTGCTCACCCTGTCGGGCCTCGAAGTCTGGGAGCGTTTCTCGTTCCTGGGCATGCAGGCCATCCTCGTCCTGTATTTCGCGGACTCCGTCGCGAACGACGGAATGGGCATGAATTCCGGGACCGCCGCCTCGGTGTCGGCGGCGTACGGAACGCTCGTCTATCTCGTGTCGGTGGCCGGCGGCTGGCTCGCCGACCGCATCCTCGGCTCGTACCGCGCGGTCCTGTGGGGCGGCATCCTCATCGCCTGCGGCCACTACTCGATGGCCGTGCCGACGGCGACGATGACGTGGGTGGGCCTCGGCCTGATCAGCGCGGGCACCGGCCTGCTCAAGCCGAACGTCGCCTCGATGGTCGGCAAGCTCTACCGCACCGACGACGACCGCCGCGACGCGGGCTTCGCGCTGTACTACATGGGCATCAACATCGGCGCCTTCGCGGGACCGCTGATCACCGGCTGGCTCGGCGACCACAAGGGCTGGCACTGGGGCTTCTCGGCGGCCGCGATCGGCATGACCTTCGGCCTGATCCAGTACGTCCTCGGGCGCCGTCACCTCGCCGGACGCAAGGCGTCCGCGGAATTCGCCCTCCCCAGGGACGCGATGCGCAGGGCGGTGCTGCTCATCGTCGTGGGCATCGTCGTCTTCGCCGTCCTCGCGGCGCTGCTCGCCGCCGTCGGCTGGCTGACGATGGACCGCTTCGTCGACCTGCTCACCGTCATCTCGGTGATCGCGCCCATCGTCTACTTCGCGGTCATGTTCCGCAGCCCGCGGGTGACGTCCGAGGAGCGCGGCCGTCTCAGGCCGTACGTGGTGCTCTTCCTCGCCTCGGTCGTCTTCAACTTCATCCTCTTCCAGGCGTACTCGACGATGATCCTCCTCGCGTCGACGAACGCCGAGACGTCGATCCTCGGCTTCACCTTCCCGGCCAGCTGGTACGCCTCCGCGCTCGGCGCCTTCGAGGTCGCGCTCGCCCCCGTCGTCGCCATGGTCTGGGCCCGGATGGGCCACCACCAGCCGCACGCCTCCAACAAGATCGCGTTCGGCGTGATCCTGGGCGGACTCTCGTTCCTCCTGATGGTCCTGCCGACCTCGGGGCACGGCGACGACACGTACAAGATGGCGGTCTGGTGGATCGTCGGCTCGTACCTGCTGCTCGGGCTCGGCGACATCCTCGTGGAGACCTCGGGCATGTCGGCCACCACAAAGCTCGCCCCGAAGGCCTTCGCCAGCCAGACCATGGCCCTCTGGTTCCTCTCCCTCGCCCTCGCCAACGGCATCCAGGCCCAGATCGTGAAGCTGTACGGCGAGGTCTCCAATCCGGCGTACTTCGGCGTGAACGGCGCGATCGCGGTGGCCGCGGGTGTCGCCGTCATCCTGCTCGCGCCGTGGCTGCGCCGCACCATGCACCCCGTCCACTGA
- a CDS encoding polyprenyl synthetase family protein — MTVVGPFGLSVRDQALEADVQAGLAAVEEGLLDATKSGVPFITEAAQHLVRAGGKRFRPLLVMLASQFGDPYAPGVVPSAVVVELTHLATLYHDDVMDEADVRRGVDSANQRWGNSVAVLTGDFLFARASYILADLGPDAVRIQAEAFERLVTGQILETAGPTEGRDPIDHYLDVLGGKTGSLVAVACRFGAMMSGADETVVDVLTQYGERLGVAFQLADDVLDIASDSHESGKTPGTDLREGIPTLPVLRLRERVEKLGLPEDIALSELLESDLTDDARHAEALARLRAHPALEQARKDTVRFAEEARDTLAPLRDCDAKTSLVELCDLVVHRAG; from the coding sequence GTGACCGTCGTCGGGCCCTTCGGCCTCAGCGTGCGGGACCAGGCTCTCGAAGCCGATGTCCAGGCCGGATTGGCGGCCGTCGAGGAAGGTCTGCTCGACGCCACCAAAAGCGGGGTCCCCTTCATCACGGAGGCCGCGCAGCATCTGGTGCGCGCGGGCGGCAAGCGGTTCAGGCCGCTCCTCGTGATGCTCGCCTCGCAGTTCGGCGATCCGTATGCGCCGGGCGTCGTGCCCTCCGCCGTCGTCGTCGAGCTCACGCACCTCGCGACGCTCTACCACGACGACGTGATGGACGAGGCGGACGTGCGCCGCGGGGTGGACAGCGCCAACCAGCGCTGGGGCAACTCCGTGGCCGTCCTCACGGGTGACTTCCTGTTCGCCCGCGCCTCGTACATCCTGGCCGACCTCGGCCCGGATGCCGTCCGCATCCAGGCGGAGGCGTTCGAACGCCTGGTCACCGGCCAGATCCTGGAGACGGCGGGCCCGACCGAGGGCCGCGACCCGATCGACCACTACCTCGACGTGCTCGGCGGCAAGACCGGCTCGCTCGTCGCCGTGGCCTGCCGTTTCGGCGCCATGATGTCGGGCGCCGACGAGACCGTCGTGGACGTCCTGACCCAGTACGGCGAGCGGCTCGGCGTCGCCTTCCAGCTCGCCGACGACGTACTGGACATCGCCTCCGACTCGCACGAGTCCGGCAAGACCCCCGGCACCGACCTGCGCGAGGGCATCCCCACGCTGCCGGTCCTGCGCCTGCGCGAGCGGGTGGAGAAGCTCGGGCTGCCCGAGGACATCGCCCTGAGCGAGCTCCTCGAATCGGACCTGACGGACGACGCGCGGCACGCCGAGGCGCTGGCACGGCTGCGGGCCCACCCGGCCCTGGAGCAGGCGCGCAAGGACACCGTGCGGTTCGCGGAGGAGGCCCGGGACACGCTCGCGCCGCTGCGGGACTGCGACGCGAAGACGTCGCTCGTCGAGCTCTGCGATCTGGTCGTGCACAGGGCGGGCTGA
- a CDS encoding CHRD domain-containing protein codes for MGTFSTRTSTSTSNSTRTDRAFAGRRKTLLVSGVVVAAAAGVAAAVIPAFAGSGSGSGAGSGSGAQHGAHAAHGGQFVEVQSGAAAGRGGALFAASLNGANEVPVQGGPAVGDKDGRALEFVKVKGDKVSVTVKWRGTAKPTALHIHQGAKGTNGGIKIDFTKLLAKSKNHRVSGTVKVDDAALLEQLKTNPNSFYANLHTAEFPGGAVRGQLHKVTTDFDFRNAAANFQASVIQGSQIYECKKAEDGSGTFAFAQRDVRARLGGNIAHDFVAPNSGTPRWTAPDRSQVTGKLISKTPNGDKNIPGLDLAATQSGKHRGLLAGTAEILRLNTVGGVAPAGTCKPGAIASVPYQADYVFVQR; via the coding sequence ATGGGTACTTTCAGCACCCGCACGAGCACCAGTACCAGCAACAGCACCCGCACGGACCGGGCCTTCGCGGGTCGGCGCAAGACCCTGCTCGTCTCCGGCGTCGTGGTCGCCGCCGCGGCGGGGGTCGCTGCGGCCGTGATTCCGGCGTTCGCCGGCAGTGGGAGCGGCAGTGGGGCGGGCAGCGGCAGCGGCGCGCAACACGGCGCACACGCGGCGCACGGCGGCCAGTTCGTCGAGGTGCAGAGCGGCGCCGCCGCGGGTCGCGGCGGAGCCCTCTTCGCGGCCAGCTTGAACGGCGCGAACGAGGTGCCCGTGCAGGGCGGCCCGGCGGTCGGCGACAAGGACGGCCGTGCGCTCGAATTCGTCAAGGTCAAGGGCGACAAGGTGTCGGTCACCGTCAAGTGGCGCGGCACCGCCAAGCCGACCGCCCTCCACATCCACCAGGGCGCCAAGGGCACCAACGGCGGCATCAAGATCGACTTCACCAAGCTGCTCGCCAAGAGCAAGAACCACCGCGTCAGCGGCACCGTCAAGGTCGACGACGCGGCGCTCCTGGAGCAGCTGAAGACCAACCCGAACAGCTTCTACGCCAACCTGCACACCGCCGAGTTCCCCGGTGGCGCGGTCCGTGGCCAGCTCCACAAGGTGACCACCGACTTCGACTTCCGCAACGCGGCGGCCAACTTCCAGGCGTCCGTCATCCAGGGCAGCCAGATCTACGAGTGCAAGAAGGCCGAGGACGGCTCCGGCACGTTCGCCTTCGCCCAGCGTGACGTGCGCGCCAGGCTCGGCGGCAACATCGCGCACGACTTCGTGGCCCCCAACTCGGGTACCCCGCGCTGGACGGCCCCCGACCGCAGCCAGGTCACCGGCAAGCTGATCTCCAAGACCCCGAACGGCGACAAGAACATCCCCGGACTCGACCTGGCGGCGACCCAGAGCGGCAAGCACCGCGGTCTGCTCGCCGGCACCGCGGAGATCCTGCGCCTGAATACGGTGGGCGGGGTCGCACCGGCGGGCACCTGCAAGCCGGGCGCCATCGCGAGCGTGCCGTACCAGGCGGATTACGTGTTCGTGCAGCGCTGA
- a CDS encoding outer membrane lipoprotein carrier protein LolA has translation MAPYEPEQDTSETGELRAGRRKATRYVVPVAVAGVAAATIGLVPALATSGDPKLPDVTAQELIEKIAASDTEQLSGTVKISTDLGLPSFGGDMAGGLAPGSGSGGAGEDGEGSAADPQSKLMELASGTHTLRVAADGPDKQKLSVLDDAAEYSLIHNGDDVWAYDSKSNEAYHSKSAGKAGESGEKDAPKDLPKGVPSTPKELAEEALKAADGTTSVKVDGTAQVAGRDAYRLVIKPKQSGSTVGQITVAVDSKTGTPLKFTLTPSGGGSAVVDAGFTKVDFGKPAASTFDFTPPKGAKVTEEGDAKAGKHGFKDGGKDFKGGKEFKGEEDLNGLNVIGKGWNSIAELELPGGQGIPSGGSGDVPPDAQRFLDSLGDKVSGDFGSGTVFKTRLINALITEDGKVYAGAVTKDALVKAANAAK, from the coding sequence ATGGCACCGTACGAACCGGAGCAGGACACCAGCGAGACCGGAGAGCTGCGCGCCGGCCGCCGCAAGGCGACGCGTTACGTGGTTCCCGTCGCGGTGGCGGGGGTGGCGGCGGCGACCATCGGGCTCGTCCCGGCGCTCGCCACGTCGGGCGACCCCAAGCTGCCCGACGTCACCGCGCAGGAACTCATCGAGAAGATCGCCGCGTCGGACACGGAGCAGCTCTCGGGCACCGTGAAGATCAGCACCGACCTCGGCCTTCCGTCCTTCGGCGGCGACATGGCGGGCGGCCTCGCTCCGGGCAGCGGCTCGGGCGGCGCCGGCGAGGACGGCGAGGGATCGGCCGCCGACCCGCAGTCCAAGCTGATGGAGCTGGCGTCCGGCACGCACACGCTGCGCGTCGCCGCCGACGGCCCCGACAAGCAGAAGCTGTCCGTCCTGGACGACGCGGCGGAGTACAGCCTGATCCACAACGGCGACGACGTGTGGGCGTACGACAGCAAGTCGAACGAGGCGTACCACTCCAAGTCGGCGGGCAAGGCCGGGGAGTCCGGCGAGAAGGACGCACCCAAGGATCTCCCCAAGGGTGTCCCGTCCACGCCCAAGGAACTGGCCGAGGAAGCGCTGAAGGCAGCCGACGGCACGACGTCGGTGAAGGTGGACGGCACCGCGCAGGTCGCGGGCCGTGACGCCTACCGCCTGGTCATCAAGCCCAAGCAGTCCGGTTCGACGGTCGGCCAGATCACGGTCGCGGTCGACTCCAAGACCGGTACGCCGCTGAAGTTCACGCTCACCCCGTCCGGCGGCGGCAGCGCGGTCGTCGACGCGGGCTTCACCAAGGTCGACTTCGGCAAGCCGGCCGCCTCCACCTTCGACTTCACGCCGCCCAAGGGCGCGAAGGTCACGGAGGAAGGCGACGCCAAGGCCGGGAAGCACGGCTTCAAGGACGGCGGCAAGGACTTCAAGGGAGGCAAGGAGTTCAAGGGCGAGGAGGACCTGAACGGTCTGAACGTCATCGGCAAGGGCTGGAACTCCATCGCCGAGCTCGAACTGCCGGGCGGCCAGGGCATCCCGTCGGGCGGCTCCGGCGACGTCCCGCCGGACGCGCAGCGGTTCCTCGACTCGCTCGGCGACAAGGTGTCGGGCGACTTCGGCTCGGGCACGGTCTTCAAGACGCGTCTGATCAACGCCCTCATCACCGAGGACGGCAAGGTCTACGCGGGCGCGGTCACCAAGGACGCCCTCGTGAAGGCGGCGAACGCGGCGAAGTAG
- a CDS encoding flavodoxin family protein: MTRKFLFVLGSSRPEGNTEILARRAAEQLPAEYEQRWLNLADHPLPDFEDLRHDSDHTRPSGNSAAVLLDATVEATDIVIASPLYWYSVSATTKRYLDYWSGWLRTPGVDFKATLAGRTLWGVTALADEEPVVADPLVGTLRNSAAYLGMRFGGVLLGNGSKPGDVLNDERALTEAKSFFAQEPELARFPYES; this comes from the coding sequence ATGACCCGCAAGTTCCTCTTCGTACTCGGCAGCTCCCGGCCCGAGGGCAACACCGAGATCCTGGCCCGCCGGGCCGCCGAACAGCTCCCCGCGGAGTACGAGCAGCGCTGGCTGAACCTCGCCGATCATCCGCTGCCCGACTTCGAGGACCTCCGGCACGACAGCGACCACACCCGCCCGTCGGGCAACAGCGCCGCGGTCCTGCTCGACGCGACCGTCGAAGCGACCGACATCGTCATCGCCTCGCCCCTGTACTGGTACTCGGTCTCGGCCACCACCAAGCGCTACCTCGACTACTGGTCGGGCTGGCTGCGTACGCCCGGCGTCGACTTCAAGGCCACGCTGGCCGGGCGCACCCTGTGGGGCGTGACGGCGCTCGCCGACGAGGAGCCGGTCGTCGCCGATCCGCTCGTGGGCACCCTGCGGAACTCCGCCGCGTATCTCGGGATGCGCTTCGGCGGCGTACTGCTCGGCAACGGCAGCAAGCCCGGCGACGTCCTGAACGACGAACGGGCGCTGACCGAGGCCAAGTCGTTCTTCGCCCAGGAGCCGGAGCTCGCGCGCTTCCCGTACGAGAGCTGA
- a CDS encoding M28 family metallopeptidase, giving the protein MKLSVPGRTATAAVIAVAGLLTTSAISSAAPSPEAAAPDISVANVQGHLSQLQSIASSNGGNRAHGSAGYKASVDYVKGKLDEAGFTTSLQEFTSGGKTGYNLIADWPGGDADQVVMAGSHLDSVDSGPGINDNGSGSAAVLETALTVAKEKYKPTKHLRFAWWGAEELGLVGSSHYVDKLPADERSKIKDYLNFDMIGSPNPGYFVYDDDPAIEKTFKDFYGGLDLATEPDEEGDGRSDHAPFKDAGIPVGGLFSGADYEKTAEQAQNWGGTAGEPFDKCYHSACDTESNIDGTALNHNSDAVAYAVWGLSA; this is encoded by the coding sequence CTCTCCGTTCCCGGACGCACCGCGACAGCCGCCGTCATAGCCGTCGCCGGACTCCTCACCACCAGCGCGATATCCTCCGCGGCCCCCTCCCCCGAGGCGGCCGCTCCCGACATATCCGTGGCCAACGTCCAGGGCCACCTCTCGCAGTTGCAGAGCATCGCCTCGTCCAACGGCGGCAACCGCGCCCACGGCAGCGCGGGCTACAAGGCCTCCGTCGACTACGTGAAGGGCAAGCTGGACGAGGCCGGATTCACCACCTCGCTCCAGGAGTTCACCTCCGGCGGCAAGACCGGTTACAACCTGATCGCGGACTGGCCCGGCGGCGACGCCGACCAGGTGGTCATGGCGGGCTCGCACCTCGACAGCGTCGATTCGGGCCCCGGCATCAACGACAACGGCTCCGGTTCGGCGGCGGTCCTGGAGACCGCGCTCACCGTGGCCAAGGAGAAGTACAAGCCCACCAAGCACCTGCGGTTCGCCTGGTGGGGCGCCGAGGAGCTGGGGCTCGTCGGCTCCTCGCACTACGTCGACAAGCTGCCCGCCGACGAGCGCTCGAAGATCAAGGACTACCTGAACTTCGACATGATCGGCTCCCCGAACCCGGGCTACTTCGTCTACGACGACGACCCCGCCATCGAGAAGACCTTCAAGGACTTCTACGGCGGCCTCGACCTCGCCACGGAGCCCGACGAGGAGGGCGACGGCCGTTCGGACCACGCGCCGTTCAAGGACGCGGGCATCCCGGTCGGCGGGCTCTTCAGCGGCGCCGACTACGAGAAGACCGCCGAGCAGGCCCAGAACTGGGGCGGCACGGCCGGTGAGCCGTTCGACAAGTGCTACCACTCCGCCTGCGACACGGAGTCGAACATCGACGGCACCGCGCTGAACCACAACAGCGACGCGGTGGCGTACGCGGTGTGGGGGCTCTCCGCCTAG
- a CDS encoding ABC transporter permease gives MSRAEFVHVHDGHDVHDGHDVRAGDEGREVRRIWTFGLFRSELGITFRRWRTLALLGVLAAVPILVGIAVKIETSDGSSVGGGGDGGGPAFIAQITNNGLFLVFTALAATLPFFLPMAVGVVAGDSIAGESSAGTLRYLLVAPAGRTRLLLTKYATTMTFCLVATLVVAVSALAVGALLFPVGEVTTISGTRISFGEGLLRALLIALVVAASLVGMAALGLFVSTLTSSGIAAMATTVGLLITIQILDQIPQLHAIQPYFFSHYWLSFADLLRDPVYWDELVKNLGLQGLYAAVFGSAAWARFGAKDITA, from the coding sequence ATGTCGCGGGCTGAGTTCGTCCACGTACACGACGGGCATGACGTACACGACGGGCATGACGTACGGGCGGGCGACGAGGGTCGTGAGGTCCGGCGGATCTGGACCTTCGGGCTCTTCCGCAGCGAGCTGGGCATCACCTTCCGCCGCTGGCGCACGCTGGCCCTGCTCGGTGTGCTCGCCGCCGTGCCGATCCTGGTGGGCATCGCCGTCAAGATCGAGACCAGCGACGGCTCGTCGGTCGGCGGGGGCGGCGACGGGGGAGGCCCGGCGTTCATCGCGCAGATCACCAACAACGGCCTGTTCCTGGTCTTCACCGCACTCGCCGCGACGCTCCCCTTCTTCCTGCCCATGGCGGTCGGCGTCGTCGCGGGCGACTCCATCGCGGGCGAGTCCAGCGCGGGAACGCTGCGCTATCTGCTGGTCGCCCCGGCGGGCCGTACGCGCCTGCTGCTCACCAAGTACGCGACGACGATGACGTTCTGCCTGGTCGCGACACTCGTCGTGGCGGTCTCCGCGCTCGCCGTCGGGGCGCTGCTCTTCCCGGTCGGCGAGGTCACCACGATCTCCGGCACCCGGATCAGCTTCGGCGAAGGACTGCTGCGGGCCCTGCTCATCGCCCTCGTGGTCGCCGCGTCACTGGTCGGTATGGCGGCGCTCGGCCTCTTCGTGTCGACGCTGACCAGCAGCGGCATCGCGGCGATGGCGACGACGGTCGGGCTGCTGATCACGATCCAGATCCTCGACCAGATCCCGCAACTGCACGCCATCCAGCCTTACTTCTTCTCGCACTACTGGCTGTCCTTCGCCGACCTGCTGCGCGACCCGGTCTACTGGGACGAGCTGGTCAAGAACCTCGGCCTGCAGGGCCTGTACGCCGCCGTGTTCGGCTCGGCGGCGTGGGCGCGGTTCGGGGCGAAGGACATCACGGCGTAG
- a CDS encoding CocE/NonD family hydrolase has translation MQIRSSFPYETTREDVQVPLPDGTRLYARIWRPVTDEPVPALLEYLPYRLSDWTAPRDWQRHPWYAGHGYASVRVDVRGHGNSEGMPGDEYSPVELADGVEVVNWLAEQPWCSGKVGMFGISWGGFNSLQIAALAPEPLKAIVTVCSADDRYDNDVHYMGGSVLAVDMHAWAATMLAFVSRPPDPLFVGDRWREMWLSRLEAVDPFIHTWLDHQTRDAYWQHGSVCEDYSAIGAAVLAVGGFHDPYRDTVLRLVEHLPGDVRGLIGPWSHQYPDRGLPPGPAIGFLQETLRWWDHHLKGIDTGVMAEPKLRSWISDSHPPATVYAELPGGWVGDPSWPSPNVTPTPYALQGAPLIVNSPQHTGLDAGRYFPFGNDADLPPDQRDEDAKSACFEFEVPSAVRILGRPKVTLRLKMDTPSGQAIARVCDVAPDGSSTLVTRGVLNLSARNGRDRVDPWPVGGTEDVTFELNAIGHTFPAGHRIRLAVSSAYWPWIWPQADSAGFVLDPAGSALELPVRQGDLDPSITFAAPEQSEPLAVVYPATLDELRPERLVVRDVAKGEWRMEVDPRYGGTRVYPDGLEFTEDAVETYTINESDPLSARTRSDWTIRLHRPELGWDAKIESRSEITCDATDFITSNEVVCKDGDEVVFHRTWEKRIPRTAG, from the coding sequence ATGCAGATTCGCTCTTCCTTCCCGTACGAGACCACCCGCGAGGACGTCCAAGTACCCCTCCCGGACGGAACCAGGCTCTACGCGCGCATCTGGCGCCCGGTGACGGACGAACCGGTCCCCGCGCTCCTGGAGTACCTGCCCTACCGCCTGAGCGACTGGACGGCGCCGCGCGACTGGCAGCGCCACCCCTGGTACGCGGGCCACGGCTACGCCTCCGTGCGCGTGGACGTGCGGGGCCACGGCAACTCGGAGGGCATGCCGGGCGACGAGTACTCCCCGGTCGAGCTGGCCGACGGGGTCGAGGTCGTCAACTGGCTCGCCGAGCAGCCCTGGTGCTCGGGCAAGGTCGGCATGTTCGGCATCTCGTGGGGCGGCTTCAACTCCCTCCAGATCGCGGCCCTCGCGCCCGAGCCGCTCAAGGCGATCGTCACGGTCTGCTCCGCGGACGACCGTTATGACAACGACGTGCACTACATGGGTGGTTCCGTCCTCGCGGTGGACATGCACGCATGGGCGGCGACGATGCTCGCCTTCGTCTCGCGCCCGCCGGACCCGCTGTTCGTCGGCGACCGCTGGCGGGAGATGTGGCTCAGCCGCCTCGAAGCCGTGGACCCCTTCATCCACACCTGGCTCGACCACCAGACGCGGGACGCCTACTGGCAGCACGGCAGCGTCTGCGAGGACTACTCGGCGATCGGCGCGGCGGTGCTCGCGGTCGGCGGCTTCCACGACCCCTACCGGGACACGGTCCTGCGCCTGGTCGAGCATCTGCCGGGTGACGTACGCGGGTTGATCGGGCCGTGGTCGCACCAGTACCCGGACCGGGGGCTGCCGCCGGGCCCGGCGATCGGTTTCCTCCAGGAAACCCTGCGCTGGTGGGACCACCACCTCAAGGGCATCGACACGGGCGTGATGGCGGAGCCGAAGCTGCGCTCCTGGATCAGCGACTCGCATCCGCCGGCGACGGTGTACGCGGAGCTGCCGGGCGGCTGGGTCGGTGACCCCTCCTGGCCCTCCCCGAACGTCACACCGACCCCGTACGCCCTCCAGGGCGCCCCGCTGATCGTGAACTCCCCCCAGCACACGGGCCTGGACGCGGGCCGCTACTTCCCCTTCGGCAACGACGCGGACCTGCCGCCGGACCAGCGGGACGAGGACGCGAAGTCGGCGTGCTTCGAGTTCGAGGTCCCCTCGGCCGTACGCATCCTGGGCCGCCCCAAGGTGACCCTGCGCCTGAAGATGGACACCCCGTCCGGCCAGGCGATCGCGCGCGTGTGCGACGTGGCCCCGGACGGTTCGTCGACGCTGGTCACGCGCGGCGTCCTCAACCTCTCCGCCCGCAACGGCCGGGACCGCGTGGACCCGTGGCCGGTGGGCGGGACGGAGGACGTCACCTTCGAACTGAACGCGATCGGCCACACGTTCCCGGCGGGCCACCGGATCCGGCTCGCGGTGTCGTCCGCGTACTGGCCGTGGATCTGGCCGCAGGCGGACTCGGCGGGCTTCGTCCTGGACCCGGCGGGCAGCGCGCTGGAACTCCCGGTGCGGCAGGGCGACCTGGACCCGTCCATCACCTTCGCCGCTCCGGAGCAGTCGGAGCCCCTCGCGGTGGTCTACCCGGCGACGCTGGACGAGCTGCGCCCCGAACGCCTGGTCGTACGCGATGTGGCGAAGGGCGAATGGCGGATGGAGGTGGACCCGCGCTACGGCGGTACGCGGGTCTACCCGGACGGCCTCGAATTCACCGAGGACGCGGTGGAGACGTACACGATCAACGAGTCGGACCCGCTCAGCGCCCGCACCCGCTCGGACTGGACGATCCGTCTGCACCGCCCCGAGCTGGGATGGGACGCGAAGATCGAGTCCCGCTCCGAGATCACCTGCGACGCGACGGACTTCATCACGTCGAACGAGGTGGTGTGCAAGGACGGCGACGAGGTCGTCTTCCACCGGACGTGGGAGAAGCGGATTCCGCGGACGGCGGGCTAA
- a CDS encoding ABC transporter ATP-binding protein, with protein MPSTSTSTSGGAPESVIETSALTKRYGKQLAVDRLSLTVPAGSVFGFLGPNGSGKTTTIRMLMGLIEPTSGRARVLGRAMPRETRTVLPHVGALIEGPALYGFLSGRDNLLRYDAADPTADPRTRRARAESALDRVGLTAAAGKKAKAYSLGMKQRLGLAAALLQPRRLLVLDEPTNGLDPQGMREIRALVRELASEGTTVFLSSHLLDEIEQVCTHAAVMAQGRLITQGPVAELAAGARGRLVVATPDTGDAVRVLKELGVTDLVVTEDRVTGEPPGAETGTDLAELNAALVGAGVRVRGFGVERASLEDAFVALTGEGFDVAG; from the coding sequence GTGCCGAGCACCAGTACCAGCACCAGCGGCGGGGCGCCGGAGAGCGTGATCGAGACCTCCGCGCTCACCAAGCGGTACGGCAAGCAGCTGGCCGTGGACCGGCTGAGCCTCACCGTCCCCGCGGGCAGCGTCTTCGGGTTCCTCGGACCGAACGGCTCGGGCAAGACGACCACCATCCGGATGCTGATGGGCCTGATCGAGCCGACTTCCGGCCGGGCGCGCGTCCTCGGCCGCGCCATGCCGCGCGAAACGCGCACCGTGCTGCCACATGTGGGCGCGCTCATCGAGGGTCCGGCCCTCTACGGCTTCCTCTCCGGCCGCGACAATCTCCTGCGGTACGACGCCGCCGACCCGACCGCCGATCCGCGCACGCGCCGCGCCCGCGCCGAATCGGCCCTGGACCGGGTGGGTCTCACGGCCGCCGCGGGCAAGAAGGCGAAGGCGTACTCACTCGGCATGAAACAGCGCCTCGGCCTCGCGGCCGCGCTGCTCCAGCCGCGCAGGCTCCTCGTGCTCGACGAGCCGACCAACGGCCTCGATCCGCAGGGCATGCGCGAGATCCGGGCGCTGGTAAGGGAGTTGGCGTCGGAGGGCACGACCGTCTTCCTCTCCTCGCACCTCCTGGACGAGATCGAGCAGGTCTGCACGCATGCCGCGGTGATGGCGCAGGGCCGCCTGATCACCCAGGGGCCGGTCGCCGAACTCGCCGCGGGTGCGCGGGGGCGGCTCGTCGTGGCGACGCCGGACACGGGCGACGCGGTCCGCGTCCTGAAGGAGCTCGGCGTGACCGATCTCGTCGTCACGGAGGACCGCGTGACGGGCGAACCGCCGGGCGCGGAGACCGGCACGGACCTGGCGGAACTGAACGCCGCCCTGGTCGGGGCGGGCGTACGGGTACGGGGGTTCGGTGTCGAACGGGCCTCGCTAGAGGACGCGTTCGTGGCGCTGACGGGGGAGGGCTTCGATGTCGCGGGCTGA